Proteins encoded within one genomic window of Gloeobacter kilaueensis JS1:
- a CDS encoding type IV secretory system conjugative DNA transfer family protein, protein MDANYLLLALLGGAAVWLSRSGTAKLPRSASARWGGRAERAQALRTARQQQQRRAKNKVALQINPAAGGGQLIPVPHAERGVLVMGQPGSGKTYSAIDPLVRSALRQELPLVLYDFKYPTQTQRLAAYARHLGYSTQVFAPGFAESAVFNPLDLLASEEDSETARQLAEVLGRNFKLVASQSGEDAFFGPAGDQLAEAVLLTAKASPYPDLLMVQSILSLGELPKRLQQADHLSNWIKASYGQFLSTASSEKTAASIVATASALFTRILKPQVARSFAGTSTIDFELTGKKLLILGVDRTRRDVVLPLVATLLHMLIQFNAHSRRKDPLVLVLDELPTLFLPALVNWLNENREDGLVSILGLQNLAQLEKTYSKETARAIFGACATKFLFNPGEKDSAQYISEMLGNESIVQRTLSRNSGKGGASRTYADNEKTRPLLEASSLLKLGQGHCLLLNPEYGRASEAGVPMRLLVRLHPSEIAVADLCERLWPKEQATLAQNSALLSAQALAQRQQAAERFLPLDASDSPASSRSVQLF, encoded by the coding sequence ATGGACGCGAACTATCTATTGCTGGCTCTGCTCGGTGGTGCAGCTGTCTGGTTGAGCCGCAGCGGCACGGCGAAGCTGCCCCGCTCTGCCTCTGCCCGCTGGGGCGGCAGGGCCGAACGCGCCCAGGCGCTGCGCACCGCCCGCCAACAGCAGCAGCGGCGCGCCAAGAACAAAGTCGCCCTGCAGATCAATCCCGCCGCCGGGGGGGGACAGCTCATCCCGGTGCCCCACGCCGAGCGGGGCGTTCTGGTCATGGGCCAGCCCGGCTCCGGCAAAACCTACTCGGCCATCGACCCGCTGGTGCGCTCAGCCCTGCGCCAGGAGTTGCCGCTGGTACTCTACGACTTCAAGTACCCGACCCAGACCCAGCGGCTCGCCGCCTACGCCCGCCACCTGGGCTACAGCACCCAGGTCTTTGCGCCTGGCTTTGCAGAATCTGCCGTCTTCAATCCACTGGATCTGCTTGCCTCCGAAGAAGACAGCGAGACGGCCCGGCAACTGGCCGAAGTACTGGGCCGCAACTTCAAGCTCGTCGCCTCCCAGTCCGGCGAGGACGCCTTCTTTGGTCCTGCCGGCGATCAACTGGCGGAGGCGGTGCTCCTTACGGCCAAAGCCAGTCCCTACCCGGATCTGCTGATGGTCCAGTCGATCTTGAGTCTGGGGGAACTACCTAAGCGCCTGCAACAGGCGGACCACCTCTCCAACTGGATCAAAGCCTCCTACGGCCAGTTTCTGAGCACCGCCAGTTCCGAGAAGACCGCTGCCTCGATCGTGGCGACGGCAAGTGCGCTGTTTACCCGCATCCTCAAGCCGCAGGTGGCGCGCAGCTTCGCCGGGACGAGCACGATCGACTTTGAGCTGACGGGCAAGAAATTGTTGATTCTCGGGGTGGACCGCACCCGCCGCGACGTGGTGCTGCCTCTGGTGGCGACGCTGCTGCACATGCTCATCCAGTTCAACGCCCACTCCCGGCGCAAGGATCCGCTCGTTCTGGTCCTCGACGAGCTACCGACACTTTTTCTCCCGGCCCTCGTCAACTGGCTGAACGAAAACCGCGAAGATGGCCTGGTGAGCATTCTCGGCCTGCAGAATCTCGCCCAGCTTGAGAAAACCTACAGCAAGGAGACGGCCAGAGCAATCTTTGGTGCCTGCGCCACCAAATTTTTGTTCAACCCTGGCGAGAAGGACTCCGCCCAGTACATCTCCGAGATGCTCGGCAACGAATCGATTGTGCAGCGCACTCTCAGCCGCAACAGCGGCAAAGGCGGTGCCTCCCGCACCTACGCCGACAACGAAAAGACCCGTCCGTTGCTGGAGGCAAGCAGCCTGCTCAAGCTGGGCCAGGGGCACTGCCTGCTTTTGAACCCCGAGTACGGCAGAGCCTCCGAGGCCGGGGTGCCGATGCGCCTCCTTGTGCGGCTGCATCCGAGCGAGATCGCCGTGGCCGATCTGTGCGAGCGACTCTGGCCCAAGGAGCAAGCCACGCTGGCCCAAAATAGCGCTCTGCTCAGCGCCCAGGCGCTCGCCCAGCGCCAGCAGGCTGCCGAGCGCTTTTTGCCCCTCGACGCCTCCGATTCGCCCGCCTCTTCCCGCAGCGTCCAGCTTTTTTGA
- a CDS encoding response regulator, whose amino-acid sequence MEANLTNSAPIRIMTADDQPVVRAGLVWMLEQAPDMAVVAQASNGREAFDLAMTHRPDVILMDLRMPVLSGVDTIKLIRKHWPEARIIILTIFEGNDDCIRGKQAGAVGYLLKDAPQEELWGAIRAVHQGLEHISPKIAAKLVSNEETGELTAREKEVLRLVIAGKSNQQIAEELNISVATVKLHTGTAYRKLGISGENKRLQAANKIRHLNLFDQHEVFQNPHSAITN is encoded by the coding sequence ATGGAAGCGAATCTTACTAACAGTGCCCCGATCCGGATCATGACCGCCGACGATCAGCCTGTCGTCCGCGCCGGTCTGGTCTGGATGCTCGAACAGGCTCCCGATATGGCAGTCGTCGCCCAGGCGAGCAATGGCCGCGAAGCTTTTGATCTGGCGATGACCCACCGGCCCGATGTGATCTTGATGGACCTGCGGATGCCGGTACTGAGTGGTGTCGATACGATTAAATTAATTCGCAAGCACTGGCCAGAGGCGCGGATCATCATTCTCACCATCTTTGAAGGCAACGACGACTGCATCCGGGGCAAACAGGCCGGGGCGGTCGGCTATCTGCTCAAGGATGCCCCCCAGGAAGAACTGTGGGGAGCGATCCGGGCTGTTCATCAGGGACTGGAGCATATTTCTCCCAAGATTGCCGCCAAGCTCGTCAGCAACGAAGAGACCGGCGAGCTGACAGCGCGAGAAAAAGAAGTTCTGCGCCTGGTGATTGCAGGCAAGAGCAATCAGCAGATTGCGGAGGAACTCAATATTTCTGTGGCAACGGTCAAATTGCACACCGGCACTGCGTATCGCAAGTTGGGCATCAGCGGCGAGAACAAGCGCCTGCAGGCGGCCAACAAAATTCGTCACCTCAATCTTTTTGATCAGCACGAAGTCTTCCAGAATCCCCATTCCGCAATCACCAACTGA
- a CDS encoding photosystem II reaction center protein K, with the protein MTALVILAGLPAGWEWASPLVDLLPIIPLLFFALAFVWQAAVGFK; encoded by the coding sequence ATGACAGCATTGGTAATCTTGGCGGGTTTGCCCGCAGGTTGGGAATGGGCCAGTCCCCTCGTGGATCTGCTGCCGATCATTCCGCTTTTGTTCTTTGCGCTGGCCTTTGTCTGGCAGGCAGCGGTCGGCTTCAAATAA
- a CDS encoding DNA polymerase III subunits gamma and tau, whose amino-acid sequence MSQLEEFEKLESADRREQLLSWLTPGRKVAIVGVITLLPALGIGGVLNGLFFQSAARTGSSPARAQPAATPPPAVPAGGGELERLRAEVALADQRQMLERLQGDKKRQAPPPATSRPRVLTAQAERTVLPPPPPPAQMSFAPRLLPPVAPSPSGNPVRLAYLGSSQDQPQAQPTRSNTPVLSPPAIAGGSATAPARPVLQPQATSLDPDLEGAAEQRLSASATTGAIAATTLAVGVLERPILREQTTQATNAATDDERYVVVLTEPVLTEAGEPVLPVGTRILAQVQRITANGLVSLVAVALRSSNREVPLQGVSIRAVGGLPLVANRQDRGGEVAGLDAGQALLKGAEEGLAILNRASSSTQSSGFGGISTTTTFGRPNPLAALGSGLFGELGRVIRSRNQQAVQQVLDRPGLWLIPGGTAVELLFVREVRL is encoded by the coding sequence ATGTCGCAGCTAGAAGAATTCGAGAAACTCGAGTCCGCCGACCGGCGCGAACAACTGCTCAGCTGGCTGACGCCGGGCCGCAAGGTGGCGATTGTCGGAGTGATCACCCTGCTGCCGGCCCTGGGCATCGGCGGGGTGCTCAACGGCCTGTTTTTTCAGAGCGCTGCCCGGACGGGCTCCTCTCCAGCGCGGGCACAGCCGGCGGCGACACCACCACCGGCAGTTCCTGCCGGCGGCGGTGAGTTGGAGCGGCTGCGGGCGGAGGTGGCCCTCGCCGACCAGCGCCAGATGCTCGAACGATTGCAGGGGGACAAAAAGCGCCAGGCACCTCCCCCGGCGACGAGCAGGCCGCGTGTTCTGACTGCCCAGGCGGAGCGGACGGTCCTCCCGCCCCCACCGCCACCGGCCCAGATGAGCTTTGCCCCGCGCCTGCTACCGCCTGTGGCCCCATCGCCATCGGGCAATCCAGTCCGGCTCGCCTACCTTGGCTCCAGCCAGGATCAGCCCCAGGCCCAGCCGACCCGCAGCAATACCCCCGTGCTCTCTCCGCCGGCAATAGCAGGCGGAAGTGCCACAGCCCCCGCACGGCCTGTCCTTCAGCCCCAGGCCACCAGCCTCGATCCGGACCTCGAAGGAGCGGCTGAGCAGCGGCTATCCGCCTCCGCCACCACAGGCGCGATCGCCGCCACTACCCTGGCCGTCGGCGTGCTGGAGCGGCCCATCCTGCGCGAGCAGACGACCCAGGCGACGAATGCGGCTACTGACGACGAGCGCTACGTGGTCGTGCTCACTGAGCCGGTGCTCACCGAGGCGGGCGAGCCGGTACTGCCGGTCGGTACGCGCATCCTTGCCCAGGTGCAGCGCATCACAGCCAACGGCCTGGTATCGCTCGTGGCGGTGGCTCTGCGCAGCAGCAACCGGGAGGTGCCCCTGCAGGGGGTGAGTATCCGGGCGGTGGGCGGCCTGCCCCTCGTCGCCAATCGCCAGGACCGGGGCGGCGAGGTGGCCGGGCTCGACGCCGGTCAAGCCCTGCTTAAAGGCGCGGAAGAGGGACTGGCCATCCTCAACCGGGCCAGCAGCAGCACGCAGAGCAGCGGCTTTGGCGGCATCTCGACCACCACCACCTTTGGCCGCCCCAACCCACTTGCCGCCCTCGGCAGTGGTCTTTTTGGCGAATTGGGGCGGGTGATCCGCTCGCGCAACCAGCAGGCAGTACAGCAGGTGCTCGATCGGCCCGGTCTCTGGCTCATCCCCGGCGGTACGGCGGTCGAACTGCTCTTTGTTCGGGAGGTGCGGCTGTGA
- a CDS encoding radical SAM protein, which yields MRCKYCYVYEHQDQSWRDQPALMSETVMRMAAQRIAEHWQGSEERLPVRLVLHGGEPLLLGKAKMRRLITIFREVFDPLGINYTFLMQSNGLLFDPEWVELLHELRVGVGISLDGPRAFHDRHRLDVQGMGTHRRVTDTIELLQGTAAGQAIFGGTISVLNRDCPPEELYAFLRGLGLQKLGFLLPDHNFEHPPAGWRGPEQPTGFGEYLIRLFDCWIQEADPQVSIGFFEMPMRLLRGSSLRWGDEYWGLTPAMLAVIETDGSIEPVDYLKVCAAGITKTSLNVATDPIAALLATSILQPLVEREAHLAPVCQSCRLKSVCGGGLLAHRYHQGHFSNPSVYCHDIQQLLDHMAATITLFELAASWQKKADAVSIVN from the coding sequence ATGCGGTGCAAATATTGTTATGTTTACGAACATCAAGACCAGTCCTGGCGCGATCAGCCGGCTTTGATGTCCGAGACGGTGATGCGCATGGCGGCCCAACGCATCGCCGAACACTGGCAGGGATCTGAGGAGCGTCTGCCGGTGCGGCTCGTGCTGCACGGAGGCGAGCCTTTGTTGTTGGGCAAAGCTAAAATGCGTCGCCTGATTACTATCTTTCGCGAGGTGTTCGATCCACTCGGTATCAACTACACATTCTTGATGCAGTCGAACGGCTTGCTGTTCGATCCGGAGTGGGTCGAACTGTTGCACGAGCTGCGGGTAGGCGTCGGCATCAGTCTGGATGGGCCACGAGCCTTTCACGATCGGCACCGGCTCGATGTGCAGGGTATGGGTACGCACCGGCGCGTCACCGACACCATCGAGCTGTTGCAGGGCACTGCTGCCGGGCAGGCTATCTTTGGCGGCACGATCAGTGTCCTCAACCGCGACTGCCCGCCGGAGGAACTGTACGCCTTTTTGCGAGGACTGGGACTGCAAAAGCTCGGCTTTTTGCTGCCCGATCACAACTTCGAGCATCCGCCAGCCGGCTGGCGGGGTCCAGAGCAGCCGACGGGGTTCGGAGAATACCTGATTCGACTTTTTGACTGCTGGATTCAAGAAGCCGATCCGCAGGTAAGCATCGGTTTTTTTGAGATGCCGATGCGGCTTTTGCGCGGATCGTCCCTGCGCTGGGGCGACGAGTACTGGGGACTTACTCCGGCGATGCTCGCGGTGATCGAAACCGACGGTTCGATCGAGCCGGTGGACTACCTCAAAGTCTGTGCGGCGGGAATTACCAAGACCAGCTTGAACGTCGCCACCGATCCGATCGCGGCCCTGCTCGCCACCTCGATCCTGCAGCCGCTCGTCGAGCGCGAAGCGCACCTGGCCCCTGTCTGCCAGAGCTGTCGCCTCAAATCGGTCTGCGGCGGTGGTCTGCTTGCCCATCGCTACCACCAGGGCCACTTCAGCAACCCGAGTGTCTACTGCCACGACATTCAGCAACTGCTCGATCACATGGCAGCGACAATTACCCTCTTCGAGTTGGCGGCAAGCTGGCAAAAAAAAGCGGACGCCGTTTCCATCGTCAATTAG
- a CDS encoding DUF429 domain-containing protein codes for MYCLGIDFGWQSQPSGLAALHFTGDKTLQLACPLECRSEPSDILGWVEAVVGEADAIVAVDAPTLIPNATGMRVPDREAHRLFGKYHAGCYPANLGRPYAQRTLDLGLQLEAHGFVHADRLTPRQPGRYQIEVFPHPAIVELFGLDRIIKYKKGPLADRIRELGRYRELMLTVLPHLAPPVVNLELPPVPASGTALKALEDRLDGLLCAYVAAHWWYWGLERNRVLGSRSDGYIVVPQLHNLESPRSVKLPQ; via the coding sequence GTGTACTGTCTGGGCATCGATTTTGGCTGGCAGAGTCAGCCGAGCGGCCTCGCCGCGCTGCATTTTACTGGCGATAAAACGTTACAACTTGCCTGTCCCCTCGAGTGCCGCAGCGAACCCAGCGATATTCTGGGTTGGGTCGAAGCGGTGGTGGGCGAGGCGGATGCGATCGTTGCCGTCGATGCCCCAACTTTGATCCCCAACGCCACCGGGATGCGGGTGCCGGACCGGGAGGCCCATCGCCTATTTGGCAAGTACCACGCCGGTTGCTATCCGGCCAACTTGGGTCGGCCCTACGCCCAGCGCACACTGGATCTGGGGCTGCAACTGGAGGCGCACGGCTTCGTTCATGCCGACCGGCTCACCCCCCGCCAGCCGGGGCGCTACCAGATCGAAGTTTTTCCGCATCCGGCGATCGTCGAACTGTTTGGCCTCGATCGGATCATCAAGTACAAAAAAGGGCCGCTCGCCGACCGCATCCGAGAACTGGGCCGTTATCGGGAATTAATGCTCACCGTGCTGCCACACCTTGCACCGCCGGTGGTGAATTTAGAATTGCCCCCTGTCCCGGCGAGCGGCACCGCCCTCAAGGCGCTGGAGGACCGGCTGGATGGCTTGCTCTGCGCCTACGTCGCCGCCCACTGGTGGTACTGGGGGTTGGAGCGCAACCGCGTACTGGGCAGCCGCTCGGATGGCTATATCGTTGTCCCTCAGCTCCACAACCTGGAAAGCCCTCGATCTGTGAAACTGCCGCAATAA
- a CDS encoding ATP-binding protein — translation MKLSLPLLAWKKGAQPISDNPMPFLSSRLTLMLMVAVVVIGIAAIQLSVTDVRRKLLVTEQYMMEGDLIQFETVLAAKQKEIENGLQHAYLRFKKEGIHTDNLKELVVASHLNFISILDDQDRIVGGASRILRRSEGLSKNADLFGHPVSRPDKWLPTYRTPVPFALLDYEPSAVQRGAQLRMGLLQDAHLNQAGALSNFELLDWREMAILGIDRQAGYFQPKAALRSQVGLAIVAIQPLVRSGKTYRIVAGYLINNNPELVDQICYLTGKPAISIAAGGYRISTTLAARGGWVRLLGQKMPGAIVRATLEQAGPYWGVEEIAGGRYAFGAVPLYDHRLKSPRIEAAPIGMLEIGVPMAEAVESRIKLSTDNIYQIGALGLVTVVVFGGAVFYMIRRGELNNCDLHQSKDLILESAANGILGFNQRGQCTFANSAALELLRWTAEECILQKDIHSVLSLLYWSDEKIGCQIEQFDLGNTTQPNCSFTRGDAWLLRAGGKSVPVEVKLTRASHPSSQVSLVLTLTNLEERQRAEKQGRLAAVLGERNRMASEIHDNLANIFAGLMLQIKSILSALQKPTIAEEQRRLISVATLIQNTAQYGLQEMRRSLWLLRPDAVGYSDLSTSLQQCIERLSVDQSFHVEFHCSGTPYCLDDAVEKELQLLGQEALTNACKHAAAQRISVSLTFEPDQLTMRIQDDGCGFDLKGYNHRQHSPQTQDDVHFGLFSMFRRAEEIGGQLVIDTAVGQGTTITVCLPIAACEETRGVLDGSESY, via the coding sequence ATGAAGCTTTCTTTGCCGCTGTTGGCCTGGAAGAAGGGGGCTCAGCCGATCAGCGACAACCCCATGCCATTTTTGTCCAGCCGGTTGACCCTGATGCTGATGGTGGCTGTCGTCGTCATCGGTATAGCAGCAATTCAGCTCAGTGTCACCGACGTGCGCCGCAAATTGTTGGTCACAGAACAGTACATGATGGAAGGCGATCTCATTCAGTTTGAGACCGTCCTGGCTGCCAAACAAAAAGAAATTGAAAACGGTTTACAGCACGCTTATCTGCGCTTCAAAAAAGAAGGAATCCACACCGATAACTTAAAGGAACTGGTCGTCGCGAGCCACCTCAACTTTATTTCGATCCTCGACGATCAAGACCGGATCGTCGGCGGTGCCAGCCGCATTCTCCGCCGCAGCGAAGGACTTTCAAAAAACGCCGATCTATTCGGTCATCCGGTCAGCAGACCGGACAAATGGCTGCCGACCTACAGGACGCCTGTTCCCTTCGCCTTGCTCGACTACGAGCCGAGCGCCGTTCAACGCGGTGCCCAACTGCGGATGGGTCTGTTGCAGGACGCGCACCTGAACCAGGCCGGAGCGCTCAGCAATTTCGAGCTGCTCGATTGGCGCGAGATGGCGATTTTGGGCATCGACAGGCAGGCAGGATACTTTCAGCCAAAAGCGGCGCTTCGATCACAAGTCGGGCTTGCGATCGTCGCTATTCAGCCTCTGGTGCGCTCGGGCAAAACCTACCGGATCGTCGCCGGCTATCTCATCAACAACAATCCCGAGCTGGTCGATCAGATTTGTTATCTGACGGGCAAACCAGCGATTTCGATCGCCGCCGGTGGCTACCGGATCAGCACCACCCTCGCTGCTAGAGGTGGCTGGGTGCGGTTGCTGGGCCAGAAGATGCCGGGTGCGATCGTGCGCGCCACTCTGGAGCAGGCCGGTCCCTACTGGGGGGTCGAGGAGATTGCCGGAGGCCGTTATGCCTTTGGTGCCGTTCCACTCTACGATCACAGGCTCAAATCCCCGCGCATCGAGGCAGCACCGATCGGTATGCTCGAAATTGGTGTGCCGATGGCCGAGGCGGTCGAAAGCCGGATCAAGCTGAGCACCGACAATATCTACCAGATCGGCGCGCTGGGCCTGGTAACAGTGGTGGTCTTCGGCGGTGCGGTCTTCTATATGATTCGCCGGGGTGAACTGAATAACTGCGACCTGCACCAGTCCAAGGACCTGATCTTGGAGTCGGCGGCAAACGGTATCCTGGGCTTTAACCAGCGGGGCCAGTGTACCTTTGCCAACTCGGCAGCCCTTGAGCTGTTGCGCTGGACAGCCGAAGAATGCATTCTGCAAAAAGATATTCACAGCGTGCTGTCGCTACTGTACTGGAGCGACGAAAAGATCGGCTGCCAGATCGAGCAATTCGACCTCGGGAACACCACCCAGCCCAACTGTTCGTTTACGCGCGGCGATGCCTGGCTACTGAGAGCGGGCGGCAAATCGGTGCCGGTCGAGGTGAAGTTGACCAGAGCCAGCCATCCGAGTAGCCAGGTCAGCCTGGTGCTCACCCTCACCAACCTCGAAGAGCGGCAGCGCGCCGAAAAACAGGGCCGTCTGGCAGCGGTACTGGGCGAGCGCAACCGGATGGCGAGCGAAATTCACGACAATCTGGCCAACATCTTCGCTGGCCTGATGTTGCAGATCAAGTCGATCTTAAGCGCCCTCCAAAAGCCCACGATCGCCGAGGAGCAACGGCGATTAATTAGCGTCGCGACCTTGATTCAAAACACGGCTCAGTACGGCCTGCAGGAGATGCGGCGCTCGCTGTGGCTACTTCGGCCCGACGCCGTTGGTTACTCGGACTTGAGCACCAGTCTGCAGCAGTGCATTGAGCGGTTGTCCGTCGATCAAAGCTTCCACGTCGAATTTCATTGCAGCGGCACCCCTTACTGCCTCGACGATGCCGTTGAAAAAGAACTGCAACTGCTTGGCCAGGAAGCGCTGACCAATGCCTGCAAGCACGCCGCCGCTCAGCGCATTTCGGTCTCGCTCACTTTTGAACCGGACCAGTTGACGATGCGCATTCAAGATGATGGTTGCGGCTTTGATCTCAAAGGCTACAACCATCGACAGCACAGTCCCCAAACCCAGGATGATGTTCACTTTGGTCTGTTCAGTATGTTCAGACGAGCAGAAGAAATCGGTGGGCAACTTGTGATCGACACCGCCGTGGGCCAGGGGACCACGATTACCGTTTGCCTGCCGATAGCGGCATGTGAAGAAACCAGAGGAGTCCTCGATGGAAGCGAATCTTACTAA
- a CDS encoding helix-turn-helix domain-containing protein, whose amino-acid sequence MPSKKQPIFPSEKKLLADFGERLRLARLRREISAETLAERASISRMTLYRAEKGSPAVALGTYLRILAALHLQDDINLLAQDDRLGRKLQDLELPKRREAK is encoded by the coding sequence ATGCCGAGCAAAAAACAACCCATCTTCCCCTCTGAAAAAAAACTCCTCGCCGATTTTGGCGAGCGGCTTCGGCTTGCCCGTCTCCGGCGGGAGATCTCAGCTGAGACCCTTGCAGAAAGAGCATCTATTTCTCGTATGACCTTGTACCGGGCCGAAAAAGGCTCGCCCGCCGTTGCGTTGGGAACCTATCTGAGGATTTTGGCTGCGCTCCATCTGCAAGATGACATCAATCTGCTTGCGCAGGACGACAGGCTCGGTCGCAAGTTGCAGGATCTTGAACTTCCGAAAAGAAGAGAAGCAAAATGA
- a CDS encoding phycobilisome rod-core linker polypeptide, protein MSASVYNWREVVAKIKIGDQAKEGDFNNYLDMARSVQPRTSVWAIPYESLRTLGPPGLDEVQTLLRPAVEKTSDSQGQKQLGITSIAPAPVYQLRPTSSAQDVEALLPVIYKQVFGNTYILESDRLIQAESLLRNGSISVREFVRRLAKSELYKSRFFQSTSNNRFIELNFKHLLGRAPYSQAEIQEHFGRYHKAGYDAEIDSYLDSDEYLEVFGEEVVPYFRGFKYQTNQAAAAFPRLLKLWGGDAGSDTDRNKDGQYTRITTTDLVNRLGDSKAPAAPVTPFLFFEERKEVTASPAELLRPATGGTSEAQGQIKLGISSIAPAPIFELRPNSSEADLQVVLRAIYKQVFGNTYVLESEQPIQAESLLRNGSISVREFIRRLAKSELYKDRFFYNTSNNRFIELNFKHLLGRAPYDHGEIQEHFGTYHRAGYDAEIDSYLDSDEYLALFGENIVPYFRGFKYQTNQSAGAFPRLGKLWRGDAGSDTDRNKDGQRTRVTTKDLVVSGQFSKPV, encoded by the coding sequence ATGAGTGCGAGTGTATACAATTGGCGCGAGGTAGTTGCCAAGATCAAGATCGGCGATCAGGCAAAAGAAGGTGACTTCAACAACTACCTCGACATGGCGCGCAGCGTCCAGCCGCGCACGAGTGTCTGGGCGATCCCCTACGAGAGCCTGCGCACCCTTGGGCCACCTGGCCTCGACGAAGTGCAGACGCTGTTGCGTCCGGCGGTCGAGAAGACCAGCGATTCGCAGGGTCAAAAGCAGCTGGGGATCACCTCGATTGCCCCTGCCCCGGTCTACCAGTTGCGGCCCACCAGCAGCGCCCAGGACGTTGAGGCGTTGCTGCCGGTCATCTACAAGCAGGTCTTCGGCAACACGTACATTCTGGAGTCCGACCGACTCATCCAGGCCGAATCCCTACTGCGCAACGGCAGTATCAGCGTGCGCGAGTTCGTTCGCCGCCTGGCCAAGTCTGAACTGTATAAGTCGCGCTTTTTCCAATCGACCTCCAACAACCGCTTCATCGAACTCAATTTCAAGCATCTGCTGGGGCGGGCACCCTACAGTCAGGCCGAAATTCAAGAGCACTTCGGTCGTTACCACAAGGCCGGTTACGACGCAGAAATTGACAGTTACCTCGACAGCGACGAGTACCTGGAGGTGTTCGGCGAGGAAGTGGTGCCGTACTTCCGGGGCTTCAAGTACCAGACCAACCAGGCAGCGGCGGCTTTCCCGCGCCTGTTGAAGCTGTGGGGAGGCGACGCCGGGAGCGATACCGACCGCAACAAGGACGGTCAATACACCCGTATCACCACCACCGACCTCGTCAACCGTCTGGGAGATAGCAAGGCACCGGCAGCTCCGGTCACGCCGTTCCTCTTCTTCGAGGAGCGCAAAGAAGTCACCGCCAGCCCCGCCGAACTATTGCGCCCGGCTACCGGCGGCACCAGCGAGGCCCAGGGCCAGATCAAGCTGGGCATCAGTTCGATTGCTCCAGCCCCGATCTTCGAGCTGCGGCCCAACAGCAGCGAAGCTGACTTGCAGGTGGTGCTGCGCGCCATCTACAAGCAGGTCTTCGGCAATACCTACGTGCTCGAAAGTGAGCAGCCAATCCAGGCAGAGTCGCTACTGAGAAACGGCAGCATCAGCGTGCGCGAGTTCATCCGCCGCCTTGCCAAATCCGAACTCTATAAGGACCGCTTCTTCTACAACACCTCCAACAACCGCTTCATCGAACTCAATTTCAAGCACCTGCTGGGCCGCGCTCCCTACGACCACGGCGAGATCCAGGAGCACTTCGGCACCTACCACCGGGCGGGCTACGACGCAGAAATTGACAGCTACCTCGACAGCGACGAGTACCTGGCGCTGTTTGGCGAAAACATCGTGCCCTACTTCCGGGGCTTCAAGTACCAGACCAACCAGAGCGCTGGAGCCTTCCCGCGCCTGGGCAAACTCTGGAGAGGCGACGCCGGCAGCGACACCGACCGCAACAAGGACGGCCAGCGCACTCGCGTCACCACCAAAGATCTGGTCGTCTCCGGTCAGTTCAGCAAACCTGTCTGA
- a CDS encoding S1C family serine protease, whose product MTASSTLSSISSELAATVERASPAVVAVNARTRIAASGIHWREGIVVTAEHTLKRDEEITVSFADGRSGSATLVGRDPGSDLAVLRVADLPEATTPFAAADSLKVGHLVLAIARPGEGGPSASLGTVSTISGPWRTWRGGQIDRLIRLDLNFYPGFSGGALVDTAGQIVGLTTAGLSRSAVVAVPVSTIERTVDQLLATGRIARGYLGIGMQPVRLPDALKAQLNLAGNGGVIVVNLEHEGPAERSGVLIGDVLVAIDGTTIDDTDDVLALLSPERVGKSVPVQAVRGGQPVALTITIGERPRRGG is encoded by the coding sequence ATGACTGCTTCGAGCACCCTATCCAGTATTTCCAGCGAACTGGCTGCCACCGTCGAGCGGGCCAGTCCAGCGGTCGTGGCCGTCAATGCCCGAACGCGGATTGCCGCGAGTGGCATCCACTGGCGCGAGGGGATCGTCGTCACCGCCGAGCACACCCTCAAGCGCGACGAAGAAATTACCGTCAGTTTCGCAGATGGCCGTAGCGGCTCGGCCACCCTCGTTGGCCGCGATCCCGGCAGCGATCTGGCCGTCTTGCGGGTCGCCGATCTGCCGGAGGCGACTACACCCTTCGCTGCCGCCGACAGCCTCAAAGTTGGCCATCTGGTACTCGCCATCGCCCGCCCCGGCGAGGGTGGTCCGAGTGCCAGCCTGGGCACCGTCAGCACGATCAGTGGTCCCTGGCGCACCTGGCGCGGCGGGCAGATCGACAGGCTCATCCGCCTTGACCTCAACTTTTATCCTGGCTTCTCCGGCGGTGCCCTCGTCGATACTGCCGGGCAGATCGTGGGCCTTACCACTGCCGGTCTATCGCGCAGCGCTGTGGTCGCCGTGCCGGTAAGCACGATCGAGCGCACCGTCGATCAACTGCTTGCCACCGGGCGCATCGCCCGTGGCTACCTGGGCATCGGTATGCAGCCGGTGCGCCTGCCGGATGCCCTCAAAGCGCAGCTGAATCTTGCGGGTAACGGCGGTGTGATCGTCGTCAACCTCGAACACGAAGGACCGGCGGAGCGCTCCGGCGTTCTCATCGGCGATGTACTCGTCGCCATCGACGGCACCACGATCGATGACACCGACGACGTGCTCGCGCTATTAAGCCCCGAACGGGTGGGCAAGAGCGTTCCGGTCCAGGCGGTGCGGGGCGGGCAACCGGTTGCACTCACCATCACGATCGGCGAGCGGCCACGGAGGGGAGGATGA